From Stigmatella erecta, one genomic window encodes:
- a CDS encoding acyl-CoA synthetase: protein MSSVSPRNMTDYEAVYRSFRWERPEHFNFATDVIDAHASARPEALAMLWSDEGGQERRFTFAELRRHSLQAARFLTDLGLRRGERVFLVLPRIPEWWFLVLGCMRAGLVFMPGTPMLTPKDIRYRLAASQAQAVITDASCLDRFEGLVGTGPVKHWIALGEAPSPWVRYAGEPGAGAEAVSFPPTRADEPMLLYFTSGTTGMPKQVLHTHASYGLGHGVTGRYWLDLTPEDRHLTLSDTGWAKCAWGKLFGPWSQGACNVVYDYRGRFDAPRILKMLETQRVTTFCAPPTAWRALVLQELSKYDLSAIRHAVSAGEPLNPEVIEAWKAATGLHIREGYGQTETVVVVGMFPALEPRVGSMGKPSPGFTVSIIDDQGQEVAPGQEGDIAVRVAPERPVGLFQGYLDDDAANAACRRGDWYVTGDRAVKDAEGYFWFVGRADDVIKTSGYRVGPFEVESALIEHAAVAESAVIGVPDERIGQRIKAYVILAPGYTGSPELAVELQEHVKRTTAAYKYPREIEFVTELPKTVSGKIRRAELRGSAR from the coding sequence ATGTCCTCTGTCTCCCCTCGCAACATGACGGATTACGAGGCGGTCTACCGGTCCTTCCGGTGGGAGCGGCCCGAGCACTTCAACTTCGCCACGGACGTCATCGACGCGCACGCCTCCGCGCGCCCCGAGGCCCTGGCGATGCTCTGGTCGGACGAGGGCGGGCAGGAGCGGCGCTTCACCTTCGCGGAGCTGCGGCGGCACTCGCTCCAAGCGGCGCGGTTCCTCACGGACCTGGGCTTGCGGCGCGGCGAGCGGGTGTTCCTCGTGCTGCCGCGCATCCCGGAGTGGTGGTTCCTGGTGCTCGGCTGTATGCGCGCGGGCCTCGTCTTCATGCCGGGCACGCCGATGCTCACGCCCAAGGACATCCGCTACCGGCTGGCGGCCAGCCAGGCGCAGGCGGTCATCACCGACGCCAGCTGTCTGGACCGCTTCGAGGGGCTGGTGGGCACGGGGCCGGTGAAGCACTGGATTGCCCTGGGCGAGGCCCCCTCGCCGTGGGTGCGCTACGCGGGGGAGCCGGGGGCGGGAGCGGAGGCGGTGTCCTTTCCGCCCACGCGCGCGGACGAGCCCATGCTCCTCTATTTCACCTCGGGCACCACGGGCATGCCGAAGCAGGTGCTCCACACCCATGCCAGCTATGGGCTGGGGCACGGGGTGACGGGGCGCTACTGGCTGGATTTGACGCCCGAGGACCGGCACCTGACGCTGTCGGACACGGGCTGGGCCAAGTGCGCCTGGGGCAAGCTGTTCGGGCCCTGGAGCCAGGGGGCGTGCAACGTCGTCTATGACTACCGGGGGCGGTTCGACGCGCCGCGCATCCTGAAGATGCTGGAGACGCAGCGGGTGACGACGTTCTGCGCGCCGCCCACGGCGTGGCGGGCGCTCGTGCTGCAGGAGCTGTCGAAGTACGACCTGAGCGCCATCCGCCACGCGGTGAGCGCGGGGGAGCCGCTGAACCCGGAGGTCATCGAGGCGTGGAAGGCGGCGACGGGGCTGCACATCCGCGAAGGCTACGGGCAGACGGAGACGGTGGTGGTGGTGGGGATGTTCCCGGCGCTGGAGCCGCGGGTGGGCTCCATGGGCAAGCCCTCGCCGGGCTTCACGGTCTCGATTATCGATGACCAGGGCCAGGAGGTGGCCCCGGGGCAGGAGGGGGACATCGCGGTGCGCGTGGCCCCGGAGCGGCCGGTGGGGCTGTTCCAGGGCTATCTGGACGACGACGCGGCCAACGCGGCTTGCCGGCGCGGGGACTGGTACGTCACGGGAGATCGGGCGGTGAAGGACGCGGAGGGCTACTTCTGGTTCGTGGGGCGCGCGGACGACGTCATCAAGACGTCGGGCTACCGGGTGGGGCCCTTCGAGGTGGAGTCCGCGCTGATCGAGCACGCGGCGGTGGCCGAGTCCGCGGTCATCGGGGTGCCGGACGAGCGCATCGGCCAGCGCATCAAGGCCTACGTCATCCTGGCGCCGGGGTACACGGGCTCCCCGGAGCTGGCGGTGGAGCTCCAGGAGCACGTGAAGCGCACGACGGCCGCGTACAAGTACCCCCGGGAGATCGAATTCGTGACGGAGCTGCCCAAGACGGTGAGCGGGAAGATCCGCCGCGCCGAGCTGCGGGGCTCCGCGCGGTAG
- a CDS encoding helix-turn-helix transcriptional regulator: protein MKSSRLLALLLVLQRRGTAKAAELAEELEVSVRTLYRDVAALMAAGVPVWTEPGPQGGIHLVEGWRTRLDGLTADEANALFLFGAPQAVADLGLATVAVSARAKVNATLPPELRSRASRIRERFLLDAPGWFSRSESLEALPAVAGAVWEGRRLDLQYGAPPKRRRVEPLGLVLKAGIWYLVARHEQALRTYRISRIHRAEGRPETFTRPEGFELAAWWAESSEAFDRSLLTYRCRVRVSPYAQVRLPQVVPHDAVRRMLEEAGAPDGEGWRSVDLLMEGEDVAAEQLTALGTGVEVLEPLSLRQRLYAVATRMAALNGPG from the coding sequence ATGAAATCCAGCCGCCTGCTTGCCTTGCTTCTCGTGCTCCAGCGGCGAGGGACCGCCAAGGCGGCGGAGCTCGCCGAGGAACTGGAGGTCTCCGTGCGCACGCTCTACCGGGACGTGGCCGCGCTGATGGCGGCGGGGGTGCCCGTGTGGACGGAGCCGGGGCCCCAAGGGGGCATTCACCTGGTGGAGGGCTGGCGCACCCGGCTGGATGGGCTGACCGCCGACGAGGCGAACGCCCTGTTCCTCTTCGGCGCGCCGCAGGCCGTGGCGGACCTGGGCCTGGCCACGGTGGCCGTCAGTGCCCGGGCGAAGGTGAATGCGACGCTGCCGCCGGAGCTCCGGAGCCGGGCGAGCCGGATCCGGGAGCGGTTCCTGCTCGATGCGCCCGGGTGGTTCTCGCGGTCCGAGTCCCTGGAGGCCCTGCCCGCGGTCGCGGGGGCGGTGTGGGAGGGCCGCCGGTTGGACCTTCAGTATGGCGCTCCGCCGAAGCGGCGGCGCGTGGAGCCGCTGGGGCTCGTGCTCAAGGCGGGCATCTGGTACCTGGTGGCGCGGCACGAGCAGGCGCTGCGCACCTACCGGATCAGCCGGATCCACCGGGCGGAAGGGAGGCCCGAGACCTTCACCCGGCCCGAAGGGTTCGAGCTGGCCGCATGGTGGGCGGAGTCCTCGGAGGCCTTCGACCGCTCCTTGCTGACGTACCGGTGCCGCGTGCGGGTGTCTCCGTATGCGCAAGTCCGCCTGCCCCAGGTGGTTCCGCACGATGCGGTCCGCCGCATGCTCGAAGAGGCGGGAGCGCCGGATGGGGAAGGGTGGCGGAGCGTGGACTTGCTGATGGAGGGAGAGGACGTGGCGGCGGAGCAACTCACGGCCCTGGGAACCGGGGTCGAGGTGTTGGAGCCGCTGTCCTTGCGCCAACGGCTGTACGCGGTGGCCACCCGGATGGCGGCCCTGAACGGCCCGGGTTAG
- a CDS encoding dihydrofolate reductase family protein: MTRTQYYVAASIDGFIADSAGKLDWLFQFNDTEGLTAHYEAFMKDVGPLAMGAATYEFILNENQPWAYADRPTWVFTHRKLPAIPGANLRFTTEDVGAVHAQMVEAAAGKNIWLIGGGHLVAQFVQRGLLDELHLGLIPVVLGGGIPLLPAALTRPLELTGLTRFARGLVELRYTLPRPAR; this comes from the coding sequence ATGACACGCACCCAATATTACGTGGCGGCCAGCATCGACGGGTTCATCGCGGACAGCGCGGGCAAGCTCGACTGGCTCTTCCAGTTCAATGACACCGAAGGCCTGACCGCGCACTACGAGGCCTTCATGAAGGACGTGGGGCCGCTCGCCATGGGCGCCGCCACCTACGAGTTCATCCTCAACGAGAACCAGCCCTGGGCCTATGCGGACCGGCCCACCTGGGTCTTCACCCACCGGAAGCTCCCCGCCATCCCAGGCGCCAACCTCCGCTTCACCACCGAGGACGTGGGCGCCGTTCACGCCCAGATGGTGGAGGCCGCCGCGGGCAAGAACATCTGGCTCATCGGTGGCGGCCACCTCGTCGCCCAGTTCGTCCAGCGCGGCTTGCTGGATGAGCTTCACCTGGGCCTCATCCCCGTCGTCCTCGGCGGCGGCATCCCCCTGCTCCCGGCGGCCCTCACGCGCCCCCTGGAGCTCACGGGGCTCACCCGCTTCGCCCGGGGCCTGGTCGAGCTGCGCTACACGCTTCCCCGCCCCGCACGGTGA